TTTCCACGAAGCTTCGCAGGTAAGTTTGCGCGCCGCCACAATGGATTTGCCAAGCGGGCTTGTGCCGTCAACTTCAATAGTCCATCTGCGTTCAAACGTATCGCCCGGAAATGTGGGCTGCACGGCATTAAGAAAACGCTGCATCAGCTCTGTGCCGTCCGGCGCAAAAATTTTGACCGAAAGATCCACGTTGTTGACTGGGGTAGTGCTGATGTTCTTGCTTTGCACGTCCACCACAACAAGAAGCGTCTTTCCGTCTGAAATCAAACCGGCGCTGGCTGTGCAGGTTTTGAGAGGAAGTGTATCTTCCATGCGTTTTTTTATCTTGGCATTTTTGTCAAGAAGCAGTTGCCGTTGCGCGACCATGCGCTCCATCTGGAATTCCCGGAACTGGCGAACCAGCTCCGCGGCATTGACGATGTCGTCCAGCTTCCATCCCTCTGGGGTCTTGTCCATGCGCAGCAGCAGTGAAAACTGTTTGTTCAGCACGGGGTGGTGAATCTGCGCGGCTATCAGCGCGGTGTTCTCCGTGGGGTTCTGCAAGGTCATGGTTGTATAAAACTGGGTAAAAAAGTTTGGCGGCAGAACATACATCGGGGTTCTGAGGCGCACCAGTTCGTCAGTTTCTTCCTTGACGGGTTCTTCCTTGACGCGCGCCTGCTTGAGCAGACCAACCTGAACCATGTCGCTCAGATCACGCAACTGGTTTGGCCCCTTTTTTAAAAAGGGGTAATGCTCTGCAACAGCCTTGGCCAGGGGCTGCGAAATGGCGTCAAAGTTGATCCTCTGTGCCAGTTCTGTGGGTTTGGCCGGGTGCAGGGCGTCCTTTATCTGCGCAAAGGCAAATTCGGCAGTCTGTCTGTACTGGTAGTACCGCCAGCCGCTGTACCCGCCCACCGCTGCAAGAATAACAAGCAGCACTGCGGCCAGCGCCAGCAAGTGCTGGCGTATGAATGCCACAAGGGGGGCAATAAAGGGCAGGTTCATGGCGCTTTCCTCTCTGTGTCGGCAGCCTTGGCCTGAGATTTGTGGCCGCATTCCAGAACAGGCTCCGCGCGGCGCATGCGTCTGCGCCCGAGCCGCAAGGGCAGCGGCGTGACCGGGCGGGATTTTGCCATGTCGATACGGATAATGCCCCAGGCTCCCATGGGCAGCCATGGCAAAACCCTGTTGCAGCCGGAAAGGGCGCACGATGCATTCCATGTGCCCTGCGGTCCGGCAAGAACGCTTGCCCCGCTTATGCGGCCAGCCGAAAGGCTCCTGAGCGCCCGCCATATCTGCCACCAGCAGAAGGTCGGGCCCGGCCATGCGGTTTTGCGGCCGCCAAGCAGGTGGAGCATAAATGGAAGCGAAGCCGAGTTCCAGAATGTGAGGGCAAGGCCTGCGGAGGCCACTCGAAGCGATTCGGTTATGGCCTTGCGTGTGCTGTCGGCTTTGGGCGAGGCAAGGTGCAGCACAACCCAGTCAAATTCGTCATCATCAAAGGGCAGGTGATCATCAGCGGCGGCCAGCACTTCGGCGCGGTCAGCCATACGGCTTGCCTCGGCACGCAACTCTGGATCGTGCTCAGTGGCGGTCATGTCAAAACCGTATTCCCACAGCAGGGGCAACAGCTCGCCGCGCCCGCAGTTCACCTCAAGCAGGGTGCGGCCACGGCGAGGCCAGGGGGCAAGGCAGTGCTGCACAAGCTGCTTCTGCATATGCAGGGCATACTGCCCTGTGATATCCGACTGTCGGTCGTCCATACCGCGCCTCGCATTTGCCGTTAATCTTCTGCATATTCCACTATTTTACAGCATCTGTAAATCGGCAAAGCGCCCTGATGCGGTGGTGTTGCCGTGGCGTCAGGGCACAAACAAACCGCAACGCGGCTGCTTGCAAACAAGAGCCGCGTTGCGGTTGAAGACCGAGCCGTGTCGCCCGTATTGGCGCTAAAAATTACAGCGCGGCAATGGCCTCAATTTCAACCTGCGCGCCAAGCGGCAGCTTGCTGACCTCAACGCAGGAACGCGCGGGGCAGGGGGCCGTGAAATACTTTTTGTATACTTCGTTAACAGCCGCAAAGTTGCCCATGTCGGTGATGAACACGGTGGTTTTAACCACATTTGCGGCGGTCAGGCCCTGTGATTCCAGCAATGCCATAACGTTCTTGCAGGCCTGTTCCGCCTGAGCGCTCACATCGCCTTCCACCAGCTTGCCGATGGCGGGATCAATGGGAATCTGGCCAGAAAAGAAGAACATGTTACCGGTCTTGATGCCCTGACTGTAAGGGCCTACCGCCCCGGGGGCCTTGCTCGTGCTGATGACTTCCTTGCTCATGGCGCTTCCTTCTTCAGATTGCTGGTAATGGTTCAAGGTACTGGGCCGCCGATCTGCTGTCGGCCTGCTGCATGGTATAATCAATGGCATAACCTGCCAGCGGCGGACGGCTGCGGACAACTTGGCACAGCACCGCGCCAGAGTCAAAGCCCGGCAGCTCGTGGGGGCGTTCTGGTTTGGTGAGGCGGTTCTGCTCCGGGCTTCTGTTACGGGTTCGGTTTCAGTTTTTTACCGTGAAAGTAGTTTGAAACCAGCGCACCAGAAATATTCTGCCATACGCTGAACAACGCGCCAGCAATAGCTGAAACCGGGGAAAAATGCGCCAGCGCGAGGGCCGTAGCCAGACCGGAGTTCTGTGTGCCGACCTCAAAGCAGAGGGCGCGGCAGCGGGGTTCGTCAAATTTCCAGATGCGGCCCACCACATAGCCAAAGGCCAGGCCCAGCAGGTTGTGGCACACGACCACCAGAAAGATATTGACGCTGGCTCGAAGGATGCTCTGGGCATTGATGGCCATGATGCCAGCCACCACAATGGTGATGGTCAGCGCCGAGGCCGGGGGCAAAAAGGGGATGGCCCGTTCTGTAAGCCTGCCGCAGTATCGGTGCGCCGCAATGCCCAGAATAACCGGGATCACCACGATTTTGAGAATGGAGACGAACAGGGCCCCCATGTCTACAGGAACCCACACGCCGCCCAGCAACCATGTGAGCACCGGCATGAGCGCCAGCGCAACAACCGTGGTCAGTGAAGTAAGCGCTACGGAATACGGCACATCCCCTCTGGCAATAAAGGTCAGCACATTGGAGGCGGTGCCGCCGGGGGCCGTGCCCACAAGGATGACGCCCATTGCCAGATCGGGCGGCAGGGCGAACAGATGGCACAACGCAAAGGCCAGCAGCGGCATACAGCCGAACTGGGCCAGCAAACCCAGCAGCAGGGCGCGCGGCTGGGAAAATACCAGGCTGAAATCCTTGAGCCGCAGGGTCATGCCCATGCCAAACATGATACAGCCCAGGAGCGGCGTAACATGCGGGGCCACCCAGCGGAACAGCTCCGGCTTCCATAAGGCCAAAGCCGAGCATGCCAGAATAAGCGCTCCCATGTAACGGGTAAGTGCGTTGCCAGCGCGCTGTAAGATGCTCAACCTTTGTCTCCTGTTGCGCGGTTTTCTGCCGCGATGGTGTGAGGCGCATACTGGCAGAGAGCGTACCCGGTTGCAAGCCGGCAAAACTTGTGCTTGGCTTGGGCAAAAGGTATCGCTCAGGTACTTTCAGGTGCTGCTTCGCCGTGGCGTGCCATGCGTTCTGCATCCCCCCGATAGTTTTTTACCCAAGAGCAACAGGAATGGCAGAACTTTCCAGCCTTATGCAAATTCAGCCTTTTGTGCAGGCCTATGTGCTTGCGGTTGCTTCCATTCTGGATGCGCCCGTTACCGTGGTTGACTGCAATCTAGTGCGTGTGGGTGGCACTGCGGAATATGAATCGCTCATCAGCCAGAAGATCGCGCACAGTGCTTTTTTTGACAAAGTATTCAAGACCGGCAAGCCAGCCTTTGTCAAAAACGTGCAGAACGATCAAGCTTGCAGCGTGTGCGCCAACCGCGAGAACTGCAATGAACTCGCCGACATGGCCTACCCCATCTTTTTAAACAACAAGGTGGCTGGCATTATTGGTATTGTTGCATTTAACGAGG
The sequence above is a segment of the Desulfovibrio sp. genome. Coding sequences within it:
- a CDS encoding translation initiation factor IF-2 codes for the protein MNLPFIAPLVAFIRQHLLALAAVLLVILAAVGGYSGWRYYQYRQTAEFAFAQIKDALHPAKPTELAQRINFDAISQPLAKAVAEHYPFLKKGPNQLRDLSDMVQVGLLKQARVKEEPVKEETDELVRLRTPMYVLPPNFFTQFYTTMTLQNPTENTALIAAQIHHPVLNKQFSLLLRMDKTPEGWKLDDIVNAAELVRQFREFQMERMVAQRQLLLDKNAKIKKRMEDTLPLKTCTASAGLISDGKTLLVVVDVQSKNISTTPVNNVDLSVKIFAPDGTELMQRFLNAVQPTFPGDTFERRWTIEVDGTSPLGKSIVAARKLTCEASWKTLGLSNGEMLHFAIAPDLLEEFQ
- a CDS encoding methyltransferase domain-containing protein translates to MDDRQSDITGQYALHMQKQLVQHCLAPWPRRGRTLLEVNCGRGELLPLLWEYGFDMTATEHDPELRAEASRMADRAEVLAAADDHLPFDDDEFDWVVLHLASPKADSTRKAITESLRVASAGLALTFWNSASLPFMLHLLGGRKTAWPGPTFCWWQIWRALRSLSAGRISGASVLAGPQGTWNASCALSGCNRVLPWLPMGAWGIIRIDMAKSRPVTPLPLRLGRRRMRRAEPVLECGHKSQAKAADTERKAP
- a CDS encoding RidA family protein, translated to MSKEVISTSKAPGAVGPYSQGIKTGNMFFFSGQIPIDPAIGKLVEGDVSAQAEQACKNVMALLESQGLTAANVVKTTVFITDMGNFAAVNEVYKKYFTAPCPARSCVEVSKLPLGAQVEIEAIAAL
- a CDS encoding bile acid:sodium symporter family protein, whose product is MSILQRAGNALTRYMGALILACSALALWKPELFRWVAPHVTPLLGCIMFGMGMTLRLKDFSLVFSQPRALLLGLLAQFGCMPLLAFALCHLFALPPDLAMGVILVGTAPGGTASNVLTFIARGDVPYSVALTSLTTVVALALMPVLTWLLGGVWVPVDMGALFVSILKIVVIPVILGIAAHRYCGRLTERAIPFLPPASALTITIVVAGIMAINAQSILRASVNIFLVVVCHNLLGLAFGYVVGRIWKFDEPRCRALCFEVGTQNSGLATALALAHFSPVSAIAGALFSVWQNISGALVSNYFHGKKLKPNP